One window of the Panulirus ornatus isolate Po-2019 chromosome 47, ASM3632096v1, whole genome shotgun sequence genome contains the following:
- the Nnp-1 gene encoding uncharacterized protein Nnp-1 isoform X2, with protein MVPSTVASNVGTMSEILFAQRLADNQKKIRDRALKKLKKYLLVRSSSGQGFSDDDALKLWKGLFYCMYMADKPLVQEGLAEEISGLIHFINNVEDCRCFIRAAFVTFGREWSGIDVFRIDKFMMFVRRLLRQVFVHFRALDWDITEVCSFATILEVTLVCPEDDVNVTPLELKLHICDIILEELAKIGGENLKHQVVMAIIQPYFKVLALSKLEVYIKSVREGIIRHLIRQSNLGVEHDEGQKKSRDAVTDDSEDEEVDGSEEDDIMDPRAGLVDAFIPQLKPDFNLLADALQSIGAVPKVRKANRETIYLMVKELQDAAKGFYPLALPDRNVDDVDISASEVEKAVERLQKFQENLLKSQKVEDNDDDEDLDLKPLRKCGKKKKGSFKKRRQNKKKGKKEKDNGLSKKQKQQLEKHQRALKLKRRQAVENKLKAVLGAAGIKSSINKMSISDTERKAPKGLHGFEVTSLNQHTKTVNSAHANGVNSFVVEHTKSIKSGKKRKNTDIEKTVKKKKNSFTVSKLQQPSKESFSDDQNHKGENNTLKAETCTDSIGNMTKESDAKSLNETENTLTQNHGTIEGLDGTALIGKKVCKENGGTAKPNGREIEATSENEVPTHGNGILIAHDEEATLNVKSRINIACSEAVTLDDSSRETLLIASGNATSDDTDKGIVSNCNEAVTLDDSSIETVLIASGNATSDDTDKEIVSNCNEVVTLDDSSRETLLIASGNATSDDKVKGIVSNNSDNVVAPKNSHEFTDLVINFSDDKNKRVFGGDTGTTKRSPWDKPLQAGEFEVFIKSKRQIKKEKKKGVGLKKVRQNEKTATWVRGV; from the exons ATGGTTCCCTCCACAGTGGCGTCAAACGTGGGTACTATGTCGGAAATATTGTTTGCCCAACGCCTTGCCGACaatcagaaaaaaataagagacagAGCCCTTAAGAAACTAAAGAAATACTTGTTGGTTAGGTCAAGCTCAGGACAAG GATTTTCTGATGATGATGCTCTTAAGTTGTGGAAGGGCTTGTTCTACTGCATGTACATGGCAGACAAACCTCTCGTACAG GAGGGTTTAGCTGAGGAGATAAGTGGACTGATTCATTTCATCAACAATGTTGAAGACTGTCGTTGTTTCATAAGAGCAGCTTTTGTAACATTTGGTCGTGAATGGAGTGGAATTGATGTCTTTCGTATTGACAAATTTATGATG tTTGTGAGGAGATTATTACGGCAAGTGTTTGTTCACTTTCGAGCTCTTGATTGGGACATCACTGAGGTTTGTTCCTTTGCTACCATTTTGGAGGTTACTTTGGTATGTCCAGAGGATGATGTTAATGTAACACCTTTGGAACTGAAGCTTCATATCTGTGATATCATCTTGGAAGAATTGGCAAAGATCGGTGGAGAGAACCTGAAACATCAGGTTGTAATGGCCATAATACAGCCATATTTCAAG GTTCTAGCTTTAAGCAAGCTTGAAGTGTACATAAAAAGTGTAAGGGAGGGAATAATTCGTCATCTGATTCGTCAGAGTAACTTAGGAGTAGAGCATGATGAAGGTCAAAAAAAGTCCAGAGATGCAGTCacagatgatagtgaagatgaagaagtGGATGG GAGTGAGGAAGATGATATTATGGACCCCAGAGCAGGACTGGTAGATGCTTTTATACCTCAGCTCAAACCTGATTTTA ATTTGTTGGCTGATGCACTTCAGAGCATAGGAGCAGTTCCAAAAGTGCGAAAGGCGAATCGTGAGACAATCTACCTCATGGTAAAAGAGCTGCAGGATGCTGCAAAAGGATTTTACCCTCTAGCATTACCAGATAGGAATGTAGATGATGTTGACATTTCTGCCAGTGAAGTGGAAAAGGCTGTTGAAAGATTGCAA aAATTTCAGGAGAATCTACTTAAATCACAAAAAgtggaggataatgatgatgatgaagaccttGATCTAAAACCATtaagaaagtgtggaaaaaagaaaaaaggaagtttTAAAAAAAGGCGCCAAAATAagaaaaagggtaaaaaagagaaagataatggTCTCTCCAAAAAACAGAAGCAGCAGCTGGAGAAGCATCAGAGGGCTTTGAAACTGAAGAGGAGGCAAGCAGTAGAGAACAAATTGAAggctgttttgggagcagctggaatAAAGAGTAGCATAAACAAAATGAGTATTTCTGATACTGAAAGAAAAGCACCAAAGGGGTTACATGGTTTTGAAGTGACTTCATTGAACCAACATACCAAAACAGTAAACAGTGCACATGCCAATGGTGTTAATTCTTTTGTAGTAGAACACACAAAGTCAATAAAATCAggcaagaaaaggaaaaatacagATATAGAAAAAACagtcaaaaagaagaaaaattcatTTACTGTCTCAAAATTACAACAGCCATCTAAAGAATCATTTTCTGATGATCAGAATCATAAAGGAGAGAATAACACACTTAAAGCAGAAACTTGCACTGACAGTATTGGGAATATGACAAAAGAATCAGATGCCAAAAGTTTGAATGAGACTGAGAACACATTAACCCAAAATCACGGCACAATCGAAGGCCTTGATGGCACAGCTTTAATTGGGaaaaaagtgtgcaaggaaaatGGTGGAACAGCCAAACCTAATGGTAGAGAGATTGAAGCAACATCTGAAAATGAAGTACCAACACATGGAAATGGAATACTTATTGCTCATGATGAAGAAGCAACACTTAATGTTAAAAGCAGAATAAACATTGCTTGCAGTGAAGCAGTAACACTTGATGACAGTAGCAGAGAAACATTACTCATTGCTAGTGGCAATGCAACATCTGATGATACTGACAAAGGAATTGTATCAAATTGCAATGAAGCAGTAACTCTTGATGACAGTAGCATAGAAACCGTACTCATTGCTAGTGGCAATGCAACATCTGATGATACTGACAAAGAAATTGTATCAAATTGCAATGAAGTAGTAACACTTGATGACAGTAGCAGAGAAACATTACTCATTGCTAGTGGCAATGCAACATCTGATGACAAAGTCAAAGGAATTGTAtcaaataatagtgataatgtaGTAGCACCAAAAAATTCTCATGAATTCACAGATTTAGTGATAAATTTTTCAGATGATAAAAACAAAAGAGTATTTGGAGGTGACACAGGAACCACCAAGAGATCTCCATGGGACAAACCTCTGCAGGCAGGAGAGTTTGAAGTGTTCATCAAAAGCAAGAgacagattaaaaaagaaaaaaagaaaggtgttgGCCTTAAAAAG gtgaggcaaaatgaaaagacagccacttgggtcagaggagtgtag
- the Nnp-1 gene encoding uncharacterized protein Nnp-1 isoform X3, giving the protein MVPSTVASNVGTMSEILFAQRLADNQKKIRDRALKKLKKYLLVRSSSGQGFSDDDALKLWKGLFYCMYMADKPLVQEGLAEEISGLIHFINNVEDCRCFIRAAFVTFGREWSGIDVFRIDKFMMFVRRLLRQVFVHFRALDWDITEVCSFATILEVTLVCPEDDVNVTPLELKLHICDIILEELAKIGGENLKHQVVMAIIQPYFKVLALSKLEVYIKSVREGIIRHLIRQSNLGVEHDEGQKKSRDAVTDDSEDEEVDGSEEDDIMDPRAGLVDAFIPQLKPDFNLLADALQSIGAVPKVRKANRETIYLMVKELQDAAKGFYPLALPDRNVDDVDISASEVEKAVERLQKFQENLLKSQKVEDNDDDEDLDLKPLRKCGKKKKGSFKKRRQNKKKGKKEKDNGLSKKQKQQLEKHQRALKLKRRQAVENKLKAVLGAAGIKSSINKMSISDTERKAPKGLHGFEVTSLNQHTKTVNSAHANGVNSFVVEHTKSIKSGKKRKNTDIEKTVKKKKNSFTVSKLQQPSKESFSDDQNHKGENNTLKAETCTDSIGNMTKESDAKSLNETENTLTQNHGTIEGLDGTALIGKKVCKENGGTAKPNGREIEATSENEVPTHGNGILIAHDEEATLNVKSRINIACSEAVTLDDSSRETLLIASGNATSDDTDKGIVSNCNEAVTLDDSSIETVLIASGNATSDDTDKEIVSNCNEVVTLDDSSRETLLIASGNATSDDKVKGIVSNNSDNVVAPKNSHEFTDLVINFSDDKNKRVFGGDTGTTKRSPWDKPLQAGEFEVFIKSKRQIKKEKKKGVGLKKGRQDQVKDCGI; this is encoded by the exons ATGGTTCCCTCCACAGTGGCGTCAAACGTGGGTACTATGTCGGAAATATTGTTTGCCCAACGCCTTGCCGACaatcagaaaaaaataagagacagAGCCCTTAAGAAACTAAAGAAATACTTGTTGGTTAGGTCAAGCTCAGGACAAG GATTTTCTGATGATGATGCTCTTAAGTTGTGGAAGGGCTTGTTCTACTGCATGTACATGGCAGACAAACCTCTCGTACAG GAGGGTTTAGCTGAGGAGATAAGTGGACTGATTCATTTCATCAACAATGTTGAAGACTGTCGTTGTTTCATAAGAGCAGCTTTTGTAACATTTGGTCGTGAATGGAGTGGAATTGATGTCTTTCGTATTGACAAATTTATGATG tTTGTGAGGAGATTATTACGGCAAGTGTTTGTTCACTTTCGAGCTCTTGATTGGGACATCACTGAGGTTTGTTCCTTTGCTACCATTTTGGAGGTTACTTTGGTATGTCCAGAGGATGATGTTAATGTAACACCTTTGGAACTGAAGCTTCATATCTGTGATATCATCTTGGAAGAATTGGCAAAGATCGGTGGAGAGAACCTGAAACATCAGGTTGTAATGGCCATAATACAGCCATATTTCAAG GTTCTAGCTTTAAGCAAGCTTGAAGTGTACATAAAAAGTGTAAGGGAGGGAATAATTCGTCATCTGATTCGTCAGAGTAACTTAGGAGTAGAGCATGATGAAGGTCAAAAAAAGTCCAGAGATGCAGTCacagatgatagtgaagatgaagaagtGGATGG GAGTGAGGAAGATGATATTATGGACCCCAGAGCAGGACTGGTAGATGCTTTTATACCTCAGCTCAAACCTGATTTTA ATTTGTTGGCTGATGCACTTCAGAGCATAGGAGCAGTTCCAAAAGTGCGAAAGGCGAATCGTGAGACAATCTACCTCATGGTAAAAGAGCTGCAGGATGCTGCAAAAGGATTTTACCCTCTAGCATTACCAGATAGGAATGTAGATGATGTTGACATTTCTGCCAGTGAAGTGGAAAAGGCTGTTGAAAGATTGCAA aAATTTCAGGAGAATCTACTTAAATCACAAAAAgtggaggataatgatgatgatgaagaccttGATCTAAAACCATtaagaaagtgtggaaaaaagaaaaaaggaagtttTAAAAAAAGGCGCCAAAATAagaaaaagggtaaaaaagagaaagataatggTCTCTCCAAAAAACAGAAGCAGCAGCTGGAGAAGCATCAGAGGGCTTTGAAACTGAAGAGGAGGCAAGCAGTAGAGAACAAATTGAAggctgttttgggagcagctggaatAAAGAGTAGCATAAACAAAATGAGTATTTCTGATACTGAAAGAAAAGCACCAAAGGGGTTACATGGTTTTGAAGTGACTTCATTGAACCAACATACCAAAACAGTAAACAGTGCACATGCCAATGGTGTTAATTCTTTTGTAGTAGAACACACAAAGTCAATAAAATCAggcaagaaaaggaaaaatacagATATAGAAAAAACagtcaaaaagaagaaaaattcatTTACTGTCTCAAAATTACAACAGCCATCTAAAGAATCATTTTCTGATGATCAGAATCATAAAGGAGAGAATAACACACTTAAAGCAGAAACTTGCACTGACAGTATTGGGAATATGACAAAAGAATCAGATGCCAAAAGTTTGAATGAGACTGAGAACACATTAACCCAAAATCACGGCACAATCGAAGGCCTTGATGGCACAGCTTTAATTGGGaaaaaagtgtgcaaggaaaatGGTGGAACAGCCAAACCTAATGGTAGAGAGATTGAAGCAACATCTGAAAATGAAGTACCAACACATGGAAATGGAATACTTATTGCTCATGATGAAGAAGCAACACTTAATGTTAAAAGCAGAATAAACATTGCTTGCAGTGAAGCAGTAACACTTGATGACAGTAGCAGAGAAACATTACTCATTGCTAGTGGCAATGCAACATCTGATGATACTGACAAAGGAATTGTATCAAATTGCAATGAAGCAGTAACTCTTGATGACAGTAGCATAGAAACCGTACTCATTGCTAGTGGCAATGCAACATCTGATGATACTGACAAAGAAATTGTATCAAATTGCAATGAAGTAGTAACACTTGATGACAGTAGCAGAGAAACATTACTCATTGCTAGTGGCAATGCAACATCTGATGACAAAGTCAAAGGAATTGTAtcaaataatagtgataatgtaGTAGCACCAAAAAATTCTCATGAATTCACAGATTTAGTGATAAATTTTTCAGATGATAAAAACAAAAGAGTATTTGGAGGTGACACAGGAACCACCAAGAGATCTCCATGGGACAAACCTCTGCAGGCAGGAGAGTTTGAAGTGTTCATCAAAAGCAAGAgacagattaaaaaagaaaaaaagaaaggtgttgGCCTTAAAAAG